Within Pirellulales bacterium, the genomic segment TCGTCGTTGACGCCGCGCAGCAGCACCGCCTGGTTGAGCACGGGCACGCCGGCGTCGATCAGCCGCGCTAGCGCGGCGGCGACATCCGCATCGATCTCCGCCGGATGGTTGGCATGCACGACCATGATGGGCGTCAATCGCGTGCCAGTGAGCCAGGCGATCAGCTCACCTTCAACCCGCTGGGGCAACACGATCGGCAGGCGGCTATGGACACGCAGGCGCCGCAACTGGGGCAACTCGGCCAACCGCTCGGCCAGATCGGCCAGCCGGTCGTCGGCGAGGGTCAACGGATCGCCGCCACTGAGGATCACCTCGCTGATCTCTGGATCTACGGCGACCGCCTCGGCGACGCGGTCTGGCAACTCGCTGGCGCTCGGCAGGCCGGCGTAGTCGAAGTTCTGCCGAAAGCAGTAGCGGCAATGGATGGCGCAGGCACCGGTGGCGACCACCAGCGCGCGCCCCTCGTACTTATGCAACAGACCGGGTGAGATGACTGCGGCCTGGTCGGCGACCGGGTCGGCCAGGAAATCGGGCTGCGGGCGATCTTCGTCGGCGGCTGGCAGGACTTGCCGCAGCAAAGGGTCGTGGGGGTCTCCCCGGCGCATACGGTTAATAAAGGGACGGGGAACCAACAGCGGAAACCGCCGTGCGGCGGCGGCGCCATAGCCGAGCAGGGCCGGATCGAGTTCGAGTTCGGCGCACAGGCTGTCGATGGTGCGAATGGCGTCGCGAAGCGCGATTTGCCACAATCTGGGGGCACGTGGCCCTGGGACAAGATGGCCTTGAGAAGCTAGAATCACCATTTTCCCACCATCGCCCCGCACGCCCATCAAGTGGCTGGACACTGGCCCCACGCCTTGCCACTTTACCGCCAAGCGACCAGCGTACTTGGCTAGCATAGCGGCGGGCGCCCTGTTAACGCCATCCGCTCTTAACCTTCGATTTTCATAGTTTTCGCAGGAATAGAATCGTGCCGACGTACAACACCAGCGATCTGAAAAAAGGCCTCAAAGTCAAACTGGATGGCGACCCCTATTTGATTGTCGAGTGCAATTTTGTGAAGCCGGGCAAAGGGCAGGCGCTTTACAAGCTGCGCATCCGTAATCTGATTCGCGGCACGGTCATCGACCGCACGCTCAAGAGCGGCGACTCGATCGAGGCGGCCGATGTCGAGGAGATCGAAGCGCAGTTTCTTTACCAGCAGCTCGACAAATATGTCTTTATGGACAGCAAGACGTATGAGCAATACGAGCTGACCAAAGATCAGTTGGACGACGCCTGGAAGTTTCTCAAGGAGTCGATGGAGTGCCGCATGGTGCTCTACAACAACAACCCGATCACCATCACACCGCCCAATCACGTGGTGCTCAAAGTCACCTACGCCGAGCCGGCCGTGCGCGGCAACACCGCCACCAACCTTTCGAAACCGGTGAAGGTGGAGACCGGCGCCGAGTTTATTGTGCCCGCCTTTGTTGAGCAGGACGAATCGATCAAGATCGACACCCGCACCGGCGAGTATCTGGAACGCGTCAAGGAGTGACGCGCTTACCCGCCCCGTTTCTTGGGGGTGAACGCCATCGAAGCTCACGCTCCAGAAACCGTGATGTTCGCACCGAGCGCTAGTTGGGCCGCGCTGCGCGCCCGCGCTGAAATGTTCGCACGCGTGCGACGGTTTTTCGACACACGTGGTTTTCTGGAAGTCGACACGCCGGCGTTGTCGGCCGACGTGGTGGTGGATCGGCATCTCGACCCCCTTGCGGTGACTGTGCCCGACGATCCTCGGCGGCCTGCCATCGGCCGCCAGTTGTGGCTGCAAACTTCGCCCGAGTTCCACATGAAGCGGCTCTTGGCCGCTGGCTCGGGACCGATCTATCAGCTTTGCCGCGTGTTTCGTGGTGGGGAGAAGGGACGCCGGCACAATCCCGAGTTCACCATGCTCGAATGGTACCAACCGGGAGCGAGCTATCGCCAAGGCATGGACCTACTGGCGGAGTTGGCCGGGGAACTGCTCGGCGGCGGCGCCACCGAGCGCATCAGTTACCGCGAGATGTTCATCGCGCATGCAGGCATCGACCCACTGCGCGCCACGTTGGATGATTTTGTCGCTTTGGTTCGGCAGCGCGGCAGTGCGCCACCCGGCAGTCTCGACGCGGAGGATCGTGACGGCTGGCTCGATTGGCTGTTGGTCGAACTGGTCGAGCCGAAACTCGCTGAACGCGGGCCGACGATCGTCTTTGACTATCCGGGTAGCCAGGCGGCGCTAGCGCAAACTCGCGTTGAGGCAGACGGCGTGATCGTCGCCGAGCGGTTTGAGTTGTATGCGCAAGGGATAGAGCTTGCCAATGGCTACCACGAACTGCTCGACGCCGACGAGTTGGCGCGGCGCAGTCAGGCCGCGAACGAGCAGCGCCGGCGCGATGGAAAGGGGGCGTTGCCGGTCGAAAGCCGGTTGCTGGCCGCGATGCGCGGCGGCCTGCCGCCGTCGGTCGGCGTGGCGCTTGGACTTGACCGGGCGCTGATGATCGCGTTGGGCGCGCGGACGGTACAGGAAGTGATGCCGTTTCCGATCGATATTGCCTGATGGGCAACGAAAAAGGGCCGCCCCTACTGGCAAGGGGCGGCCCTGTCGAAATCAAGGAGTCTGTCTGGCAAGCCAGACGCTAGTGGCTAGCTCCGGTTCTTGCGACGCCGGAACATGGCTGCAGCTAGCAGGCAGCCGAGACCAAGCATCACCACCGAAGCAGGCTCGGGGATGATGTCGAACTCGAAGCTCTGTGTCGCCGTGCCGCCGTCGCCGTCCGACACCAGCAGGTTCACCTTGTAGTGACCCGGGGTGTAGTACAGCGGGGAGGTCGGATTACTCGAGTCGTTGTCGAAGAATCCGTCGTTGTCCAGGTCCCAAGCAAAAGACAGGGTGTCCAAGCCGGGGTCGCTGGCGCTGCCGATAAACGACACAGTGGCGCCGCTCGGGCCTTGCACAAACGAATTGAAGTTGATGCTGGCGATTACCGGCGGCAAATTGAGCACGGTCAGGCTTTGCGTCAGCAAGTTCGAAAGCGCGCCGTCACTATCCTGCGCCTGACCAGTCACCGCATAGACTTGCGGAGTCGGTCCGGTTTGATAGTACGGGCCAAGGCCAACGAGATTCGACGCGCGAGTCGAACCAGGGGTGGTGTTGCCGTCGAGGCCGGCGCCGTTGCCATTCACAAAGAAGTTGACGGTGTCGGCGCCGGGATCAGTCGCCAGCACCTGTGCCGCAATCGATTGACCTTCGTTGATGGTCGTGCTGGAGAGCACCAAGCTGGTTGCGGTGGGAGCGACGTTGAGCACGGTCAGAGTGCGCAAGTCGGCGACGGCACCGCTCGAATCGCCACTCGGATTGCCGGTGCCGTACGAGGCGTTCTCCTGCCAATGCCACGAGAGGCTCTGATTGTAGGAGACGTTATAGGTGCCGTTCTGAGTGTAGGTGAGCGGACCGGTGGTGAAGCCCTGCGTGGCGCTACCGCCCCCCGCGCTGGGAGACGAACCACCTTGCACGCTGCCGGGAGCAGACACGTTCAACGTGTTGCCATTGAAAGTCCGTGTGGTCGTGCCGGCAAAGCCAGACTCGCTGGCCGGGCTGACATTGAACTGGGCCGAGGCGGTGATTGAATCACCTTCGTTGACCGTGCCCGCGGAGAGGTTGAAAAAGTCTTGCCCCACGCTTCCATCAGCGTCGGCGAAGACTGGGACTGCGGTGAACGCAGCCAAGAGAATAGCGACACCGCCTGCCAGTAGCGGTGTCTTGCGTCGTACTGACGCAAGGCAGAAACAAGTTGTCCAACTCACTAGCGACTCCTTTTACTTCCTGGGTCGAAATCGACCACGAGCCAAATGTTGTCGACCTTGGCGCAGAAACCCTTTCTGCCCGGGTTTTTGGCACGTTCAGCTAGGGTAGTAATCCTCACGGAGCTTTGTAAAGAGAAAATTCTAAAATTTGCGAATTTTCATCATCCCGGCGAGGTCGCCCCCGTTCTTTCAAGGGCGCGTAAGCCTGTCATACGAGACCAGAATCTGGCCCGGTCGCTGTCTGATATGCCTCGCACTCGAACGGGTTATCCCAATAGCCCGCCCGGCCTTGCGTCCAAAGCACCAGCGAACACGTGAGATAGGCGGGGACGAACAGGGGGCCCCAGCGCTCATACTGGCGTACATGAACCAGTTCGTGCTGGCGAGCCCCATCCAGGGTTGCCTGATCCAATCCCAGCACCACATGCCCAAGCGTCATGGCCGACGCGCCGGCCACACCGGGTACTTTGGCCAGTCCGCCTGTTACCCAGCCACCCCAGAACTCCAGGATGGGGCCTCGGCGGCGGCAGCCCCCACCGGTCGCCAGACCAGCCAGGCCCACGATTAGGCCCACGGCCGACCAGGGACTGGCCCAGAGGTAGATGAGTGTTCGGCCGCAGAGGTAGATGGTTTTGGTCATTGACTTGGGGGTAGGCAATTGGCGGAACCGAGAAAACTCGGAAAAACGTCAAAATCGGCGCAGGCTGTCGCCGATACAAGGATTATGCACGGGCCGAACCGCGCCCCAGCGCTGAATTTCAGCGCCTGCGCGGGGGCAGGGTCCGCTTGCCGGCCGACGCGCGATGATTGTCGTTTCGCCGCCGCCGGCATGACCATCACCCCTTTTCGAAATGTCCGTGGGGGACGCCATGCAAGTCAAAGTATATGTGCCGCGACTGATCGAAATCCCCAGCGAGTACTTGTCGGGCCTGGCCAAGCGGGCCAGCGACAAGCTGGGGGACCGCGCCAGGGAGGTGTGCGCAACTCGCGGACATCTGGTGCGGCAAGCGATTCGCGACGGTTTGCTGCGCGAGTTCGACGAGCTGATGGATGACAACGGCGCCGTCGACATCGTGTGCGATCCCAGCAGCGAGATTCCGCTGGAACTGGAAAACAAGACGCTCACGCTGGTCGAGTTGCTCGAGGCGCTGCAATTCAAGCGCAGCCTCAACGACATGAAGACCAACTCGCATGCGGCGTAGTCGGCTGAGGAAGCCACCCGTCGCGGCGAACGCTGTTTGACTGTCGCCGCACGGCGATTCAACGCCGTTTTCGGCGGCCATGCCGGGCGTTGAAATGGCGAGGAACTTAGTGGCATCGCTCGTTGAATGGTCCGCGCCATGGGAAATGGCCAGATCTAGCGCGCTGGCGACGAAACGCATTGGCGCCAATCGACCAACTCAGCAGTTCAAACAGGGCAAACTTGGTGGAGTTTCTTGATCGTGACCAATTTTCAATGATTTCCATGCAAGACTAGCCGATTCCCTCTTGAGGAGTAGGCCGGCCGTACGGGGGCAGTCGAGGCGGACGGGTCAGGCGTGTCCGCAGCGCTAAGTCAACTCAACACCGCGAAGACGGCAACCACGACGTCGACCACGGCCATGAAGCATACAGCGAACTCACACAGTCATCGCGAACGCCAAAGTGTTGCGCCGCCGCGGAATTTGTGTCCGCTGTGCCAGACTGCCGTCGAGCACAACGCCGACGCGCCTGGCAAATCGCTGGTTTGCCCCTCGTGTCATCTGGTGTTCGGCCGCGAAGCTCGCCCCATTTCTCCCGCACATTTAGAACCTAAACGCTCGCCGACCGTCGAGGCGCAAGCGCAGTCGTCGCGCGTCGATGATTGGATCGGGCCAGCGACGGTGGTTGCCACCGTGACCGCCGCGGCCGCGATTACTCCCAGTCCGCAGCGCCGCGGCGCGAGGTTTTCGCGCGTGACCGGCCTGGTGGCCGTCTCCCTGGTGCTGCTGACGGGGCTTTCGATTGGTTCGTTCCTGGTGGTGGGCCAACTCATCGCCGAGGTGCGTCAACTGCGCGACGCTAATCGGGTGGCCGATCAAGCGCGGCAACAGGCTATTGGCGAACGTGACGAAGCGGAGCAGCGAGTACGACTGGCGCTGGCCGATCGACTGGCCAGATCGTCGCAAGAGCTTTTGACCGAGTCGCCCAAACGCAGCGCGCTGTTGGCCAGCGAGGCCGTGACGGTCGCTCTCGTGGGCGGACAACCGCCGGCCGCCCAGGCCGAGCAGACGTTGCGCGACGCGCTTTCGACCCTCGACAGCAACGGTTTGGGCGGGCACACCGATTGCATTTCGGCGGTGGCCATCAGCGCCGATAGCCGATTGCTGGTCACGGGCAGCCACGACAATACCGCTCGGCTGTGGGACCTGTCGGCCAAATACACCGCCGCTGCCCCCTTGGTGCTAACAGGCCACGAAGGGCGCATTAGTTCGATCTGCATCAGCCACGACAATAGCTGGCTGGTCACTGGCAGCTACGATGGAACCGCGCGGGTGTGGAACCTTAAGAGCAAGGATCCCACCGCCACTCCCACGATCCTCCGTGGGCATAACGGCCGTGTCACCGCGGTGGCGATCAGCCCCGATAGCCGTTGGCTGGTCACGGCCAGCGGCGGGTTAGGTCGCAAAGACAACGAAGTGCATCTTTGGGACTTGACTTCGGATGACCCCGCCGCCAACGGTCGCCTTCTGACCGGACACGATCAGGTGGTCCTTTCATTGGCGATCAGCTCCGACAGTCGCATGCTGCTCACCGGCAGCGCCGATCGAACGGCGCGGCTGTGGGATCTGACCGCCGACGATCCCTCGCTGACCAGCATTGCGCTGACTGGCCATGGCGAATCGGTGCAGACCGTGACATTTTCGCCCGATCTGCACTGGGCGATTACGGCCAGTCTCGACAGCGTCGCGCGGGTTTGGGATTTGACGGCGCCCAACCCGGCGGAGGCAGCGGTCGAACTGCATGGGCATCGCGGTTGGATTCGCGCCTTGGCGGTCAGCCCCGACAGCCATTGGCTAGTCACCGCTGGCGAAGACAAGACGGCGCGGCTGTGGGATCTGACCTTGCCCGACCCCAACTTGCGGACGTTCACGCTGGTAGGGCACGAGGCGTCGATTCAGGCAGTGGCCATCACGCCCGATAGCCGGCGACTGGCGACAGCCAGCCTGGACAAGACGGCGCGGCTGTGGGACCTCTCCGCCCCATCAGACGAGATGCGTCCGATAGTGCTGCACGGTCACGACGGCCCGCTGCAAGCAATCGCCATTAGCGCCGACAACCATTGGCTTGTCACCGGCGGCGACGACCACCTGGCTCGAGTTTGGAACCTCAATCTCAACGAGCTGACCGACTTCGCCCGCGATTTGGCGAAGGGCGATCCGGTGATCGAAGAGTTGCGCCGCTGCTTCTTGGAGCCAGTCACCGCCAACAAGTTGCGTTGACGCGGTCTGGCAGGGCTTTATCTGGGTTCTCCGAGCGTGACCTCGAGCGTCACCTCTTTGCCAGCGCGGCGGACCACCACCGGCACTTTTTCTCCCCCTTTGTGCTTGCGCAGCGCGCTGTCGAAGTCTTCCAGGCTGCCGATCTTGCTATCGCCGACTTGAATGATGATGTCGCCGGCCAACAATCCCCCCTTTTCCGCGGGACTGCCCTTGGTGACGCCGCTGATGGCATAACCCGGATCGGCCACGCCGAACTCGGGGATGCTGCCAAAATAGGGACGATCGCCATCCCCACCGCCGCCACCGAGTTGTCCATGTCCGGCGCCGGTGGATTTGTAGTCGGGTCGTTCTTTGGCTTCGGCGAGCAGGACGGTAGTTTCGACCACCATATCAGCGATGCGCGACATCCCTTCGATGTTCAGCTTCTCGGTGTCGTCGCTGGGGCGATGATAATCGGAATGGATGCCGGTGAAGTAATGCAGCACCGGAATCTGCTTGGCGTAGAACGACGTCTGGTCGCTGGGGCCAAAGCCGGCGGGTTGTTTGCTGAGTTTGAATTGAAACTGCGCATTGGTCGCGTCGAGCAGTTTGACCAACGCATCGGAAGTGCCGGTGCCGTAGACAATGAGCTTGTCGTCGCGAAGCCTGCCCACCATGTCCATATTGAGCATGGCGATGGTGTCGGCCAGCGGGAACAATGGATGCTTGACGTAGTAGGCGCTGCCGAGCAGTCCGCGCTCTTCGCCGGTGAAGGCGATAAACAGCACGCGGCGGGGCAACTTGCCTTCGCGCTCGGCCAGGCGGCGCGCGACTTCGATCAGCGCCGCGGCGCCCGAGGCGTTGTCGTCGGCGCCGTTGTGGATATCGTCGCTGCCGGGCGCTAATGAACCGGCGCCGCCGCGTCCCAGATGGTCGTAATGGGCGCCGACCACAATCGTCTCGTTGGCCAACGGGCCTTCGCCTTCGAGCACGCCGAGCACATTCTTGACGGTCGCTTTTTCTCGCACCACGGTCACCTGCCCCTGCGCGCGCCAGCCGGCCAGCTCTTGCGTGCGCGGCTTGAAGTCGTGATCAATCTGTTTTTCCAGAGTGGCCAGATTGGTCTTGAGGGCCGCTTCGAGCGCGGCGTCGATTGGCGCACGTTGCAGGTGCAGCACCGGGAAGTCGCGTCCATCCTCCTCTCCCGAAACACGATCGAATTTGAGCAGCGCATCGGCCCGCGCCAGTTGTTCGGCTTCGCTGGGCGCCTCCCCCTCTTTTTGCTTGCGGCGGTCGGAGGCCAGTTGCTTGAGCACGCCGTGCTCGGTGGAGCAAAACAGCACCGCGGCGGCGCCATGCTCGTAGGCGTTGGAGATCTTGCGCGATAGTGGAGCGAATTGCGACGTCTTCTTCCCCTCAAAAGCGCTGTCGGGATCGTCTTGCTGCGGCTCATGGCGCAACACGATCACCGCCTTGCCGCGCACATCGAGGTCGGCATAGTCGTCGTAGCCTTCGTCCTTGGCGGTGATGCCGTAGCCGGCAAAGACCAGCGGCAGATCGAACTCGCCCGAACCACCGAGCGGGAGCGGGATGAACTGGTCGCGCAGGTCCAGGTTCACGCGTTGGCCTGCGGGGCCCACTAGCGCCAAGTGGTTGACCTCGCCCAGCCGGGCGCCGACGTTCAACTCGAACTTTTGGAACGGCGTGCCGTTGTAGAGATCGATCTTGAGGCCAATCTCGCGAAACTGAGCAGCGATGTAGTCGGCAGCGCGATCGAGGCCGGCCAGTCCCACACCGCGCCCCTCTAGCTCGTCGGCGGCCAGCAATTGCACGGCGCTGGACAATCGCGCCTCGGCGGCGGCATGCCGTTCCGCGGCGCAAACAGCGGATGCCGTCAGAATCGCCGCGACCAGTACAGAGAGGGAAAGCATCGATCGCAAGGTGATCTTGTGCAGGGTCACTGTTGAGATTCCCGTAGGGTGCAACGAAATGAGTTCTGCGCGCCGCCGAACAGGTGATCTTATGATCTTACGCGCCAGCACGGCAGCTAAGTAAAGTTTACCGAAATTACCGCTGGCCGATATTGCCGAGCGCTGCCGGAATGGCCAGGGCGGCTGCCTGGACTCTACCAAGCGCGTCACCGCGGTCGTAAAATCGAAACGCTCCTGGCGAAAGCGGCCTTGCCGCCCGCGTTTTGGTCGCGGGGGCGAGCGACAGCGACTGGCGAGTCAATGCGCCGCGCGCCCGGCAAGCGGGAGTGGACGCGTGCCGAGCCTATTTGTCATTCGCGGCAACGATCAAGGGCTTCGCTTCGAGCTCGAAGACGCGGTCGTTTCGATCGGTCGCGACGCCTCGAACGGAGTGCAACTGCACGACACCGAAGTGTCGCGCCGGCACGCCGAACTGCGCCGCAGCGCCGACGGCCTGATGCTGGCCGACCTGTCGAGCTCCAACGGCACCTTCGTCAACGGCCACCGCGTGCAGCAGCATCGGCTGGAGACGGGAGATCAGATTCAACTCGGCGGGTCGCTGCTGCTTTTTACCGCCACCACCAACGAGCCATTTGACGCCGCCGGGAGCATCGACATTGTGGGAGGGCGCCAGTCGGGGGACAGTTCGCGCATTGTCCGCTCGATGACACAGGAAGAAGGGAGCCAGATTTTCGACACTCGCGCCGGCGAGAGCCCCTGGCTGGCACGAGCGCGTGGCAACCTGCAGATTATGTACCGCACCGCGCTGGCGGTGAGCCATACACTGGACATCGACGAGTTGCTCAGCCGCATCATGCAGCTCATCTTTGACTGGGTGGAGTGCGACCGCGGCTGCATCATGCTGATCGACCCGGCCACGGAGAAGCTGGCGCCGAAGGTGCGCCGCGATCGCCACAATGGCAGCGCCGAGGACAAACTGACCATCAGCCAAACGATACTCGACTATGTGCTGGAGCATAGCGAAGGGGTGCTCACCAGCAACGCCCGCGAGGACAACCGCTGGGACCCGGCGCAGAGCATTGTGCAACTAGGGATTCGCGAAGCGATCTGCGTGCCGATGCGGGGCCGCTACGACGTGGTGGGCATCATCTACATCGACACCTCCACCCCGCCCGACCAGGCGCTGCGCAGCGGCGGCCGGCCCGCCAATCGGTTTGGCGACGATCACCTCAAGTTGATGATCGCCATCGCGCATCAGGCGGCGCTAGCGGTGGAAGACACGCGCTACTACTCTGCCATGGTGCAGGCCGAGCGCTTGGCCGCGATTGGCCAAACCATCGCCATGCTGTCGCACCACATCAAGAACGTGCTGCAAGGCATTCGCGGCGGCAGTTACCTCATTGAGACTGGGCTGGCGGACCATAACGAAACGCTGATCCAAAAAGGTTGGGGCATCGTCGAGCGCAATCAAGGCAAGATTTCGACCCTGATGATGGACATGCTCACCTTCAGCAAGGAGCGCGAGCCCGAACTGGGGCCCGCCGATCTGAATGAGGTGACCCGCGACGTGATTGAGTTGATGCAGGGACGCGCCGGCGATTTTGGCGTTGAGTTGGTCTACCGCCCGGGCAGCGACCTGCCCACGCTGCACTTTGACCGCGAG encodes:
- the epmB gene encoding EF-P beta-lysylation protein EpmB, whose product is MVILASQGHLVPGPRAPRLWQIALRDAIRTIDSLCAELELDPALLGYGAAAARRFPLLVPRPFINRMRRGDPHDPLLRQVLPAADEDRPQPDFLADPVADQAAVISPGLLHKYEGRALVVATGACAIHCRYCFRQNFDYAGLPSASELPDRVAEAVAVDPEISEVILSGGDPLTLADDRLADLAERLAELPQLRRLRVHSRLPIVLPQRVEGELIAWLTGTRLTPIMVVHANHPAEIDADVAAALARLIDAGVPVLNQAVLLRGVNDDAGVLAELCERLIDLRVMPYYLHQLDRVAGAARFEVPPDEARAIVRALRARLPGYAVPRLVQELPGATSKLPLA
- the efp gene encoding elongation factor P, yielding MPTYNTSDLKKGLKVKLDGDPYLIVECNFVKPGKGQALYKLRIRNLIRGTVIDRTLKSGDSIEAADVEEIEAQFLYQQLDKYVFMDSKTYEQYELTKDQLDDAWKFLKESMECRMVLYNNNPITITPPNHVVLKVTYAEPAVRGNTATNLSKPVKVETGAEFIVPAFVEQDESIKIDTRTGEYLERVKE
- the genX gene encoding EF-P lysine aminoacylase GenX, whose product is MFAPSASWAALRARAEMFARVRRFFDTRGFLEVDTPALSADVVVDRHLDPLAVTVPDDPRRPAIGRQLWLQTSPEFHMKRLLAAGSGPIYQLCRVFRGGEKGRRHNPEFTMLEWYQPGASYRQGMDLLAELAGELLGGGATERISYREMFIAHAGIDPLRATLDDFVALVRQRGSAPPGSLDAEDRDGWLDWLLVELVEPKLAERGPTIVFDYPGSQAALAQTRVEADGVIVAERFELYAQGIELANGYHELLDADELARRSQAANEQRRRDGKGALPVESRLLAAMRGGLPPSVGVALGLDRALMIALGARTVQEVMPFPIDIA
- a CDS encoding PEP-CTERM sorting domain-containing protein (PEP-CTERM proteins occur, often in large numbers, in the proteomes of bacteria that also encode an exosortase, a predicted intramembrane cysteine proteinase. The presence of a PEP-CTERM domain at a protein's C-terminus predicts cleavage within the sorting domain, followed by covalent anchoring to some some component of the (usually Gram-negative) cell surface. Many PEP-CTERM proteins exhibit an unusual sequence composition that includes large numbers of potential glycosylation sites. Expression of one such protein has been shown restore the ability of a bacterium to form floc, a type of biofilm.), which gives rise to MSWTTCFCLASVRRKTPLLAGGVAILLAAFTAVPVFADADGSVGQDFFNLSAGTVNEGDSITASAQFNVSPASESGFAGTTTRTFNGNTLNVSAPGSVQGGSSPSAGGGSATQGFTTGPLTYTQNGTYNVSYNQSLSWHWQENASYGTGNPSGDSSGAVADLRTLTVLNVAPTATSLVLSSTTINEGQSIAAQVLATDPGADTVNFFVNGNGAGLDGNTTPGSTRASNLVGLGPYYQTGPTPQVYAVTGQAQDSDGALSNLLTQSLTVLNLPPVIASINFNSFVQGPSGATVSFIGSASDPGLDTLSFAWDLDNDGFFDNDSSNPTSPLYYTPGHYKVNLLVSDGDGGTATQSFEFDIIPEPASVVMLGLGCLLAAAMFRRRKNRS
- a CDS encoding DUF4157 domain-containing protein, encoding MTKTIYLCGRTLIYLWASPWSAVGLIVGLAGLATGGGCRRRGPILEFWGGWVTGGLAKVPGVAGASAMTLGHVVLGLDQATLDGARQHELVHVRQYERWGPLFVPAYLTCSLVLWTQGRAGYWDNPFECEAYQTATGPDSGLV
- a CDS encoding WD40 repeat domain-containing protein; amino-acid sequence: MKHTANSHSHRERQSVAPPRNLCPLCQTAVEHNADAPGKSLVCPSCHLVFGREARPISPAHLEPKRSPTVEAQAQSSRVDDWIGPATVVATVTAAAAITPSPQRRGARFSRVTGLVAVSLVLLTGLSIGSFLVVGQLIAEVRQLRDANRVADQARQQAIGERDEAEQRVRLALADRLARSSQELLTESPKRSALLASEAVTVALVGGQPPAAQAEQTLRDALSTLDSNGLGGHTDCISAVAISADSRLLVTGSHDNTARLWDLSAKYTAAAPLVLTGHEGRISSICISHDNSWLVTGSYDGTARVWNLKSKDPTATPTILRGHNGRVTAVAISPDSRWLVTASGGLGRKDNEVHLWDLTSDDPAANGRLLTGHDQVVLSLAISSDSRMLLTGSADRTARLWDLTADDPSLTSIALTGHGESVQTVTFSPDLHWAITASLDSVARVWDLTAPNPAEAAVELHGHRGWIRALAVSPDSHWLVTAGEDKTARLWDLTLPDPNLRTFTLVGHEASIQAVAITPDSRRLATASLDKTARLWDLSAPSDEMRPIVLHGHDGPLQAIAISADNHWLVTGGDDHLARVWNLNLNELTDFARDLAKGDPVIEELRRCFLEPVTANKLR
- a CDS encoding M20/M25/M40 family metallo-hydrolase, which codes for MTLHKITLRSMLSLSVLVAAILTASAVCAAERHAAAEARLSSAVQLLAADELEGRGVGLAGLDRAADYIAAQFREIGLKIDLYNGTPFQKFELNVGARLGEVNHLALVGPAGQRVNLDLRDQFIPLPLGGSGEFDLPLVFAGYGITAKDEGYDDYADLDVRGKAVIVLRHEPQQDDPDSAFEGKKTSQFAPLSRKISNAYEHGAAAVLFCSTEHGVLKQLASDRRKQKEGEAPSEAEQLARADALLKFDRVSGEEDGRDFPVLHLQRAPIDAALEAALKTNLATLEKQIDHDFKPRTQELAGWRAQGQVTVVREKATVKNVLGVLEGEGPLANETIVVGAHYDHLGRGGAGSLAPGSDDIHNGADDNASGAAALIEVARRLAEREGKLPRRVLFIAFTGEERGLLGSAYYVKHPLFPLADTIAMLNMDMVGRLRDDKLIVYGTGTSDALVKLLDATNAQFQFKLSKQPAGFGPSDQTSFYAKQIPVLHYFTGIHSDYHRPSDDTEKLNIEGMSRIADMVVETTVLLAEAKERPDYKSTGAGHGQLGGGGGDGDRPYFGSIPEFGVADPGYAISGVTKGSPAEKGGLLAGDIIIQVGDSKIGSLEDFDSALRKHKGGEKVPVVVRRAGKEVTLEVTLGEPR
- a CDS encoding FHA domain-containing protein, producing the protein MPSLFVIRGNDQGLRFELEDAVVSIGRDASNGVQLHDTEVSRRHAELRRSADGLMLADLSSSNGTFVNGHRVQQHRLETGDQIQLGGSLLLFTATTNEPFDAAGSIDIVGGRQSGDSSRIVRSMTQEEGSQIFDTRAGESPWLARARGNLQIMYRTALAVSHTLDIDELLSRIMQLIFDWVECDRGCIMLIDPATEKLAPKVRRDRHNGSAEDKLTISQTILDYVLEHSEGVLTSNAREDNRWDPAQSIVQLGIREAICVPMRGRYDVVGIIYIDTSTPPDQALRSGGRPANRFGDDHLKLMIAIAHQAALAVEDTRYYSAMVQAERLAAIGQTIAMLSHHIKNVLQGIRGGSYLIETGLADHNETLIQKGWGIVERNQGKISTLMMDMLTFSKEREPELGPADLNEVTRDVIELMQGRAGDFGVELVYRPGSDLPTLHFDREGLHRAILNVVTNAIDACDHGEREDAPAGRVEVQTSWSPAEQTARIVVRDNGTGIAAEDIEKIFALFVSHKGGRGTGLGLPVSAKILKEHGGRIGVESQLGAGSVFTLEFPSAPAPAEADDASLGTTAFTRP